A genomic window from Panthera tigris isolate Pti1 chromosome B4, P.tigris_Pti1_mat1.1, whole genome shotgun sequence includes:
- the MDM1 gene encoding nuclear protein MDM1 isoform X3, whose translation MPVRFKGLSEYQRNFLWKKSYLSESYNPSVGRRYPWAGLRSDQLGNQGKCRTKIQHNDISSLLTLVYCA comes from the exons ATGCCGGTGCGCTTCAAG GGGCTGAGTGAATACCAGAGAAACTTTCTGTGGAAAAAGTCATATTTGTCAGAGTCCTATAATCCCTCGGTGGGGAGAAGGTACCCATGGGCTGGACTTAGATCGGATCAATTAG GAAATCAAGGCAAATGTAGAACCAAGATCCAGCATAATGACATCTCATCCCTTCTCACCTTGGTCTACTGTGCATAA